GCCGCGGGCGACGCCGTCGAAGGCGCCGCGGAAGTCGAGGGGCTCGCCGAAGGCGATCTCGATGGGGACGACGCGCGGCAGCCGGGCGCCGACGGGTTGGAGCTCCTCGGTGCCGCGCAGGCCGACGGGCACGACGGGGACGCCGGCGCCGAGGGCGAGCTCGGCGACCCCGGTGCGGCCCCGGTAGAGCCGGCCGTCGCGCGAGCGGGTGCCCTCGGGGTAGATGCCGAACGCTCCCCCGGAGTCGAGAACGCCGCGCGCGATCTCGAGGCTGGTGAGCGCCGCGCGCGGGTCGTCGCGGTCGATCGGCAGCATGCCCAGCGCCTCGAACCACGCCTTCGACACGCGGCCCTTCACCCCGGCGCC
The nucleotide sequence above comes from Nocardioides massiliensis. Encoded proteins:
- a CDS encoding lysophospholipid acyltransferase family protein; translation: MSVLYETLHRVVPPAARAVWRPRVRGLEHVPATGGVILASNHLSFADSVVIPIVVPRRVSFLAKSEYFTGAGVKGRVSKAWFEALGMLPIDRDDPRAALTSLEIARGVLDSGGAFGIYPEGTRSRDGRLYRGRTGVAELALGAGVPVVPVGLRGTEELQPVGARLPRVVPIEIAFGEPLDFRGAFDGVARGRARREATDAIMAAIAALSGQELAGVYNERPVG